Proteins encoded within one genomic window of Sphingosinicella ginsenosidimutans:
- a CDS encoding S9 family peptidase, giving the protein MRSLILLAAAVIAAAAPARAERLTLERVFASPSLSGPTPRMLRLSPDGRLATMLRNRPDDRERYDLWAVDTSTGQARMLVDSARVGTGAALSEDEMMRRERARLSGVRGIVSYQWAPDGRSILVPLDGDLYLAGLDGNVRRITATPETELDAQVSKTGRYLSFVRDQNLYVVGADGTGEHALTTDGGGTVTWGSAEFVAQEEMDRRTGHWWSPDDRYIAVARVDEARVNVVTRTAIGADGTRVYQQRYPAAGTPNALVELYVMRPDGSGRVKVDLGDDTDIYLARVNWSADGHVLLVQRESRDQKRLDMLSVDPATGRSTILFTETSDHWLNLHDNLRPLRDGSLIWTSERSGYSHIYRFRDGRWTQLTHGDWAVKSIDGIDEAGGRIYFTANMDTPIEQHLYWIDMNHPAAPHRLTEAGWWNDAEMDGAARRMLVTRSSPAQPPQVYLADATGRRLAWIEENRVAGDHPYAPFMADHVAPTFGTVRADDGTMLYYKMLTPRLEPGRRYPVFVQVYGGPGGGRQVMRTWVSPLQEYLVQQGWIVFSIDNRGSPDRGTRFENAIYHAMGQVEVRDQLAGLDWLRRQDFVDPDRVAVFGWSYGGYMTLRLLEGAPRGTFRAGVAVAPVTRWELYDTHYTERYLGNPATDSAPYEESDAAPHSDRIADHLLLMHGMADDNVVFENSTVLMGLLQARSFPFETMVYPGATHAISGEARQLHLYRTMFDFLDRTVRNASEGAGNAH; this is encoded by the coding sequence ATGCGCAGCCTCATCCTCCTTGCCGCGGCCGTGATTGCCGCCGCCGCCCCCGCCCGTGCCGAGCGCCTGACGCTCGAGCGGGTCTTCGCCAGCCCTTCGCTTTCGGGCCCGACGCCCCGGATGCTGCGGCTTTCTCCAGACGGCCGGCTCGCGACGATGCTCCGCAACCGCCCGGACGACCGCGAGCGCTACGATCTGTGGGCGGTCGACACGTCGACAGGGCAGGCCCGGATGCTGGTCGACAGCGCGCGCGTCGGCACGGGAGCGGCGCTTTCGGAGGACGAGATGATGCGGCGCGAACGCGCGCGGCTTTCCGGCGTGCGCGGCATCGTGAGCTATCAGTGGGCGCCGGACGGCCGATCGATCCTGGTCCCGCTCGACGGCGACCTCTATCTCGCCGGGCTCGACGGCAATGTGCGCCGGATCACGGCGACGCCCGAGACCGAGCTCGACGCCCAGGTTTCGAAGACCGGTCGCTACCTCTCCTTCGTGCGCGACCAGAATCTCTACGTGGTCGGCGCGGACGGGACCGGGGAGCATGCGCTCACGACCGATGGCGGGGGCACCGTGACCTGGGGATCGGCCGAGTTCGTCGCGCAGGAGGAGATGGACCGGCGCACCGGCCATTGGTGGTCGCCCGACGACCGCTATATCGCGGTCGCCCGGGTCGACGAGGCGAGGGTCAACGTCGTCACCCGCACCGCGATCGGGGCCGACGGCACGCGCGTCTACCAGCAGCGTTACCCCGCGGCGGGCACGCCCAATGCGCTGGTCGAACTCTATGTGATGCGCCCGGACGGCTCCGGCCGGGTGAAGGTCGATCTCGGCGACGACACCGACATCTATCTCGCTCGCGTGAACTGGAGCGCGGACGGGCACGTCCTGCTCGTCCAGCGCGAGAGCCGGGACCAGAAGCGGCTCGACATGCTCAGCGTCGATCCGGCGACCGGGCGCTCGACGATCCTGTTCACCGAGACGTCAGACCACTGGCTCAACCTGCACGACAATCTCCGCCCGCTGCGCGACGGCAGCCTGATCTGGACCTCGGAGCGCAGTGGCTATTCCCACATCTATCGTTTCCGGGACGGGCGCTGGACGCAGCTCACGCATGGCGACTGGGCGGTGAAGAGCATCGACGGGATCGATGAGGCGGGCGGGCGAATCTACTTCACCGCCAATATGGACACGCCCATCGAACAGCATCTCTACTGGATCGACATGAACCATCCGGCCGCGCCCCATCGACTGACGGAGGCGGGCTGGTGGAACGACGCCGAGATGGATGGCGCCGCACGCCGGATGCTCGTCACCCGTTCGAGCCCGGCCCAGCCACCGCAGGTCTATCTCGCCGACGCCACCGGACGGCGGCTCGCATGGATCGAGGAGAACCGGGTGGCCGGGGATCATCCTTATGCCCCGTTCATGGCGGATCATGTCGCGCCGACCTTCGGCACGGTGCGCGCCGACGACGGCACGATGCTCTATTACAAGATGCTGACGCCGCGCCTGGAGCCGGGGCGGCGTTATCCGGTCTTTGTCCAGGTCTATGGCGGGCCTGGCGGCGGACGGCAGGTGATGCGCACCTGGGTGAGCCCGCTGCAGGAATATCTCGTGCAGCAGGGCTGGATCGTCTTCTCGATCGACAATCGCGGCTCGCCCGATCGCGGCACGCGGTTCGAGAACGCGATCTATCACGCTATGGGGCAGGTGGAGGTGCGCGATCAGCTGGCCGGACTCGATTGGCTTCGGCGGCAGGACTTCGTCGATCCCGATCGCGTCGCTGTCTTCGGCTGGTCCTATGGCGGCTACATGACGCTTCGGTTGCTCGAAGGTGCGCCGCGGGGCACGTTCCGGGCGGGCGTCGCGGTCGCGCCGGTGACGCGGTGGGAATTGTACGACACCCATTATACCGAACGCTATCTCGGCAATCCTGCCACCGATTCCGCGCCTTATGAGGAGTCGGACGCGGCGCCGCATTCGGACCGGATCGCCGATCATCTCCTGCTGATGCACGGCATGGCCGACGACAATGTCGTGTTCGAGAATTCGACGGTGCTGATGGGGCTCCTGCAGGCGCGCAGCTTCCCTTTCGAGACAATGGTCTATCCGGGCGCGACCCATGCCATTTCCGGCGAGGCCCGGCAGCTCCACCTCTATCGCACGATGTTCGATTTCCTCGACCGCACCGTCCGCAACGCTTCCGAAGGGGCGGGGAACGCGCATTGA
- a CDS encoding META domain-containing protein → MRLRMAGTIAAATAKKRAGTSSDRPAARNFGVVMRARGGIVQPAVRTFGAGASAMRSSIVLASALGLALISATSACATPADGLGESAVQTESSPALAGTGWHIVAIGDRAVSGDRFVLSFTADRVSGRAGCNSFSGPYSIDGGRLAVGAMMMTRMACANVNGPEGVDPMAMERQATQILSEGARIASVGADMLELTAPAGTLRLRRADRAAR, encoded by the coding sequence ATGAGGCTGCGCATGGCAGGCACGATAGCCGCCGCCACGGCAAAGAAAAGGGCGGGAACCTCAAGCGACCGCCCCGCCGCTCGCAACTTCGGCGTCGTGATGCGAGCGCGCGGCGGGATCGTTCAGCCCGCGGTCAGGACGTTTGGCGCAGGGGCGTCGGCCATGCGATCATCCATCGTCCTTGCATCCGCGCTCGGTCTGGCGCTCATTTCCGCGACGTCGGCCTGCGCGACGCCGGCGGACGGTTTGGGGGAAAGCGCGGTGCAGACGGAGTCATCGCCGGCCCTGGCTGGAACAGGCTGGCACATCGTCGCCATCGGCGATCGGGCCGTGTCGGGCGATCGCTTCGTTCTTTCCTTTACGGCGGATCGGGTCTCGGGACGCGCCGGATGCAACAGCTTTTCCGGGCCTTACAGCATTGACGGCGGGCGGCTTGCCGTGGGCGCGATGATGATGACGCGCATGGCCTGCGCGAACGTCAACGGGCCTGAGGGCGTCGATCCGATGGCGATGGAGCGGCAGGCGACGCAGATCCTGAGCGAAGGCGCGCGAATCGCGTCCGTCGGTGCGGACATGCTGGAGCTCACCGCCCCGGCCGGAACGCTCCGCCTGCGCCGCGCCGACCGGGCCGCGCGCTAG
- the rmuC gene encoding DNA recombination protein RmuC: MDPIYLLLAILVALAAGLALGWFAGRSRASALAEERAKAAELLRLALDEVTKERDEASRNLATLQADARNFETRIAELREAKDSLAAQFREVGAAMLGEAQKQFLERADARFHQAGEKSEQQLKALLQPVEATLKRYDEKLAAVEKERVDQYAGLREAVQLLHAGHTQVRDETRNLVNALRSSPKARGRWGEQSLKNVLEQAGLSQFADFQTEVSVDTGDGRLRPDVVVRMPGGRKLIIDAKCSLNAFLDASEAADEAARVSHLKAHAASIRNHAQQLGSKAYWEQFGDAADYVVMYIPGEHFLTAALEQDDGLWDWAFERRVLLATPTNLVAIARTVAGVWRQERLAEEAAEIARLGKELHSRLATMGAHVAKLGRNLGLATDAYNSFVGSLESQVMTQAKRFETLEVASGAREIEALPVVEAAPRPLTKLLAPESAAKAN; this comes from the coding sequence ATGGACCCCATCTATCTTCTGCTCGCAATCTTGGTGGCGCTCGCCGCCGGCCTGGCCCTCGGCTGGTTCGCCGGTCGATCGCGCGCTTCGGCTCTGGCGGAGGAAAGGGCCAAGGCGGCCGAGCTGCTCCGCCTCGCCCTCGACGAGGTGACGAAGGAGCGCGACGAGGCCAGCCGGAACCTTGCGACGCTTCAGGCCGACGCGCGCAATTTCGAGACGCGCATCGCCGAGCTGAGGGAAGCGAAGGATTCGCTCGCCGCGCAATTCCGCGAGGTCGGTGCCGCGATGCTCGGCGAGGCGCAGAAGCAGTTCCTCGAACGCGCCGATGCCCGCTTCCACCAGGCGGGCGAGAAGAGCGAGCAGCAGCTCAAGGCCCTGCTCCAGCCGGTCGAGGCGACCCTCAAGCGCTATGACGAGAAGCTGGCCGCGGTCGAGAAGGAGCGGGTCGATCAATATGCCGGCCTTCGCGAGGCCGTGCAGCTGCTCCATGCCGGCCACACCCAGGTTCGCGACGAAACGCGCAACCTCGTCAACGCGCTTCGTTCGAGCCCCAAGGCGCGCGGCCGTTGGGGGGAGCAGAGCCTGAAGAACGTGCTCGAACAGGCCGGCCTGTCGCAATTCGCCGATTTCCAGACCGAGGTGTCGGTCGACACGGGCGACGGGCGGCTGCGCCCCGACGTGGTGGTGCGGATGCCGGGCGGCCGCAAGCTGATCATCGACGCCAAATGCTCGCTCAACGCCTTTCTCGACGCGAGCGAGGCGGCGGATGAGGCGGCGCGGGTTTCGCACCTCAAGGCGCACGCGGCGTCGATCCGCAACCATGCCCAGCAGCTCGGCTCCAAGGCCTATTGGGAGCAGTTCGGCGACGCCGCCGATTATGTCGTCATGTACATCCCCGGCGAGCATTTCCTGACCGCCGCGCTGGAGCAGGACGACGGCCTGTGGGACTGGGCGTTCGAGCGCCGCGTGCTGCTCGCGACGCCGACCAACCTGGTCGCCATCGCACGGACCGTCGCCGGCGTGTGGCGGCAGGAGCGACTGGCGGAGGAAGCGGCGGAGATCGCCCGCCTCGGCAAGGAACTCCATTCCCGGCTCGCGACGATGGGCGCCCATGTCGCCAAGCTCGGCCGCAACCTCGGGCTCGCGACGGATGCCTATAATTCCTTCGTCGGCAGCCTTGAAAGCCAGGTGATGACCCAGGCCAAGCGGTTCGAGACGCTCGAAGTGGCGAGCGGGGCGCGCGAGATCGAGGCCCTGCCGGTGGTCGAGGCGGCGCCGCGGCCGCTCACCAAGCTCCTGGCGCCCGAGAGCGCGGCGAAGGCGAACTAG
- a CDS encoding four-helix bundle copper-binding protein produces the protein MSLSKMIATHPDVAGDASEPLALAARHSMLCALFCTSCADACVAEEMDMRQCIRSCLDCADICGAMATIAVRRTGSNETVLRAMLETCIRTCELCAEECARHDHAHCRLCAEMCRECARDCRAALDSVA, from the coding sequence ATGTCCCTTTCGAAGATGATCGCCACCCATCCCGACGTTGCCGGGGATGCCAGCGAGCCACTTGCGCTCGCCGCGCGGCATTCGATGCTGTGCGCGCTGTTCTGCACCTCCTGCGCCGACGCCTGCGTCGCCGAGGAGATGGACATGCGGCAATGTATCCGCTCCTGCCTGGACTGCGCCGACATTTGCGGGGCGATGGCGACAATCGCCGTGCGGCGGACGGGTTCGAACGAGACGGTGCTCCGCGCGATGCTGGAGACCTGCATCCGGACCTGTGAGCTCTGCGCCGAGGAATGCGCGCGGCATGACCATGCCCATTGCCGCCTTTGTGCCGAGATGTGCCGGGAATGCGCGCGCGATTGCCGCGCGGCGCTCGACTCCGTCGCCTGA
- the def gene encoding peptide deformylase encodes MAILPIYETPDPVLRQISSPVEEITPELQTLIDDMFETMYAAPGIGLAAIQVGVPKRLLVIDLQEPEVEDGEPVRDPRVFINPEILEASETTVPYQEGCLSVPDMYAEVMRPDRVRARWQSRDGKAHEEWIDGLLAVCLQHEIDHLNGVLFIDHLSRLKRDMIMKKLVKARRESGARRAA; translated from the coding sequence ATGGCCATCCTGCCCATCTATGAGACGCCGGACCCGGTGCTTCGCCAGATTTCCTCGCCCGTCGAGGAGATCACGCCGGAGCTCCAGACGCTGATCGACGACATGTTCGAGACGATGTACGCGGCGCCCGGCATCGGCCTTGCGGCGATCCAGGTCGGCGTGCCGAAGCGCCTGCTCGTCATCGATCTCCAAGAGCCTGAGGTGGAAGACGGCGAGCCGGTTCGCGACCCGCGCGTCTTCATCAATCCCGAAATCCTCGAAGCGTCCGAGACGACCGTCCCCTATCAGGAAGGCTGCCTCTCGGTCCCCGACATGTATGCCGAGGTGATGCGCCCGGATCGCGTGCGCGCCCGCTGGCAGTCGCGCGACGGCAAGGCCCATGAGGAATGGATCGACGGGCTGCTCGCGGTCTGCCTCCAGCATGAGATCGACCACCTGAACGGCGTGCTCTTCATCGACCATCTCTCGCGGTTGAAGCGCGACATGATCATGAAGAAACTGGTCAAGGCCCGTCGGGAAAGCGGCGCCAGGCGCGCAGCCTGA
- the recR gene encoding recombination mediator RecR yields the protein MASQEIEALTQALARLPGLGPRSARRAVLHLMKRRESALTPLLRALEKVNENLSVCAICGNVDTTDPCGVCADPRRDARLLCVVEEVSDLWALDRSRLFPGKFHVLGGRLSALEGVRPEDLNIAGLVSRVAAGGVDEVVLAMNATLEGQTTAHYLAERLESYPVRLTQLAHGLPVGGELDYLDEGTLAQALRARRPVA from the coding sequence ATGGCCTCCCAGGAAATCGAAGCCCTGACCCAAGCGCTCGCCCGTCTGCCGGGGCTCGGACCGCGCTCGGCGCGCCGCGCGGTGCTGCACCTCATGAAGCGCCGCGAGAGCGCGCTGACGCCGCTGCTGCGCGCGCTGGAGAAGGTGAATGAGAACCTCTCCGTCTGCGCGATCTGCGGCAATGTCGACACGACCGACCCCTGCGGTGTCTGCGCCGATCCCAGGCGCGACGCGCGACTGCTCTGCGTCGTCGAGGAGGTATCGGACCTCTGGGCGCTCGATCGCTCGCGGCTCTTCCCCGGCAAGTTTCATGTCCTCGGCGGGCGGCTCTCGGCGCTTGAGGGCGTGCGGCCGGAGGATCTCAACATCGCCGGCCTGGTGAGCCGCGTCGCCGCCGGCGGCGTGGACGAGGTCGTGCTTGCGATGAACGCGACGCTGGAGGGCCAGACGACCGCCCATTATCTCGCCGAGCGGCTGGAAAGCTATCCGGTGCGCCTCACCCAGCTCGCCCACGGCCTGCCGGTCGGCGGCGAGCTCGACTATCTCGACGAGGGCACGCTCGCGCAGGCGCTGCGGGCGCGGCGCCCCGTCGCTTGA
- the fmt gene encoding methionyl-tRNA formyltransferase: MRIAFMGTPDFSVPTLDALIGAEHEIVAVYTQPPRPAGRGKALSPSPIQLRAEAAGIAVRTPLTLRDPQAQAAFAALNLDAAVVAAYGLILPVPILEAPRHGCLNVHGSLLPRWRGAAPVQRAILAGDEETGVCIMQMEKGLDTGPVYARQATPVDRKTAGELTSEIAEMGARLMIDVLGRIDAMTPVPQPDEGVTYAHKIEKSEARLDFSGSAVAAERQVRAFNPAPGAFFEYRGERIRILAAEVSGDAAPPGTVADGLAIACAEGTLHPTLVQRAGRAAMTPGELLRGFPIPAGTLLA; this comes from the coding sequence ATGCGCATCGCCTTCATGGGAACCCCGGACTTCTCCGTGCCGACATTGGACGCCCTGATCGGGGCGGAACACGAGATCGTCGCGGTCTATACGCAGCCGCCGCGGCCCGCCGGGCGCGGCAAGGCGCTGTCGCCCTCCCCGATCCAGCTTCGCGCCGAGGCGGCGGGGATCGCGGTTCGCACGCCGCTGACGCTGCGCGACCCGCAAGCGCAGGCGGCCTTCGCCGCGCTCAACCTCGATGCCGCGGTGGTTGCGGCCTATGGGCTGATCCTGCCGGTGCCGATCCTTGAGGCGCCACGCCATGGCTGCCTCAACGTCCACGGCTCGCTGCTGCCGCGCTGGCGCGGCGCGGCGCCGGTGCAGCGGGCGATCCTTGCAGGCGACGAGGAGACGGGCGTGTGCATCATGCAGATGGAAAAGGGGCTCGACACCGGGCCGGTCTATGCGCGGCAGGCGACACCGGTGGATCGAAAGACGGCGGGTGAGCTCACCTCCGAAATTGCCGAAATGGGCGCGCGGCTCATGATCGACGTGCTCGGCCGGATCGACGCCATGACGCCAGTGCCGCAGCCCGACGAGGGGGTGACCTATGCGCACAAGATCGAGAAGAGCGAGGCGCGGCTCGATTTTTCGGGCAGCGCCGTGGCGGCGGAGCGGCAGGTGCGCGCGTTCAACCCGGCGCCGGGCGCATTCTTCGAATATCGCGGCGAGCGGATCCGGATCCTTGCGGCCGAGGTGAGCGGAGATGCCGCCCCGCCCGGAACGGTGGCCGACGGGCTTGCCATCGCCTGCGCCGAAGGAACGCTGCACCCCACCCTGGTGCAGCGCGCGGGCCGCGCGGCGATGACGCCGGGCGAGTTGCTTCGCGGCTTTCCCATCCCGGCCGGCACCCTCCTCGCGTGA
- the truA gene encoding tRNA pseudouridine(38-40) synthase TruA gives MTRFRLTVEYDGRPFMGWQRQAHGPSVQQAIEEAVQAITHEEVTLHAAGRTDAGVHALAMTAHVDVERPITPFRLADGINAKLRPLPVAILSAEIAAEDFHARFSCIGRRYLYRISNRRAPLALDAGRAWRVPVPLDAEAMDEAAQLLVGRHDFTTFRSAHCQAESPVKTLDRLAVRRIGDMIEIAAAARSFLHHQVRSMVGCLELVGRGKWTKADLKAALDARDRAALGFNAPPDGLFFVAALYPAP, from the coding sequence GTGACCCGTTTCCGCCTCACCGTCGAATATGACGGCCGCCCCTTCATGGGCTGGCAGCGCCAGGCGCACGGGCCTTCGGTCCAGCAGGCGATCGAGGAGGCGGTGCAGGCGATCACCCACGAGGAGGTGACGCTTCACGCGGCCGGGCGGACCGACGCCGGCGTCCATGCGCTGGCGATGACCGCCCATGTCGATGTCGAGCGGCCGATCACGCCCTTTCGCCTCGCCGACGGGATCAATGCGAAGCTTCGCCCGCTCCCGGTCGCGATCCTGAGTGCCGAGATCGCAGCCGAGGATTTTCACGCCCGATTCTCGTGCATTGGGCGGCGTTATCTCTATCGGATTTCAAATCGCCGCGCGCCGCTCGCGCTTGACGCCGGGCGCGCCTGGCGGGTGCCGGTGCCGCTCGATGCGGAGGCGATGGACGAGGCGGCGCAGCTGCTGGTCGGCCGGCACGATTTCACCACCTTCCGCTCGGCCCATTGCCAGGCCGAAAGCCCGGTCAAGACTCTCGACCGGCTCGCCGTCCGGCGCATCGGCGACATGATCGAAATCGCGGCCGCCGCCCGCTCCTTCCTCCACCATCAGGTCCGATCGATGGTCGGCTGCCTGGAGCTGGTCGGGCGCGGGAAATGGACGAAGGCGGACCTGAAGGCGGCGCTGGACGCGAGAGATCGCGCCGCTCTGGGCTTCAACGCGCCGCCCGACGGGCTTTTCTTTGTCGCGGCGCTTTATCCGGCGCCTTGA
- a CDS encoding XrtA/PEP-CTERM system amidotransferase, with amino-acid sequence MCGIAGIFHPDVPKPVDPARIEAMTNALVHRGPDGGGVWTAPGVGFGHRRLAIIDLSEAAAQPMLTADRRLVVTYNGEIYNFREVRAELEAKGHHFETQSDTEVILAAWRQWGPDCLARFNGMFAFALYDADQDALFLARDRLGVKPLYVCQLSDGAVIFASELKGLMAHPLLRRSPDPTAIEDYLAFGYVPDDACIIAGVRKLPAGHFLHIRRGREIANPVRWWDPDFSSPVRGSARKLEAELVDRLRAAVTSRMIADVPLGAFLSGGVDSSAVVAFMAETSRTPVETCSIGFDVAALDETSYAEEIARLFATNHRVREAAANDFALIDTLADAFDEPFADASAMGTYQVSALAREKVTVALSGDGADEAFAGYRRHRLFRNEERARALLPGPLARGVGALGDLYPKADWAPRMLRAKTTLQALGQGSGLAYANAVGVTPLALRRRLFTAPLHGYRAEARYERAFAEAPANDGLSRAQYADLKIWLPGDILTKVDRTSMAVSLEAREPLLDHRLVEFAAGLPARMRLRGGTGKWLMKRALASRLPHDILHRRKMGFVTPISDWFRGPLAGEAAAIADGSALAQTGWFDMTAIATLAQDHRAGLSDHGRTLWQLLMLEKSLQRLFGLGAIKAPDKAPRQRKARRAAR; translated from the coding sequence ATGTGCGGCATCGCCGGCATCTTCCACCCCGACGTGCCCAAGCCGGTCGATCCGGCGCGGATCGAGGCGATGACCAATGCGCTCGTCCATCGCGGTCCGGACGGCGGCGGCGTGTGGACCGCGCCCGGAGTCGGCTTCGGCCATCGCCGCCTTGCGATCATCGACCTTTCCGAGGCCGCGGCGCAGCCGATGCTGACCGCCGATCGCCGGCTGGTCGTCACCTATAATGGCGAGATCTACAATTTCCGCGAGGTTCGCGCCGAGCTGGAGGCCAAGGGCCACCATTTCGAGACCCAGAGCGACACCGAAGTCATCCTCGCCGCCTGGCGGCAATGGGGGCCGGACTGCCTCGCCCGGTTCAACGGCATGTTCGCCTTCGCGCTCTACGATGCCGATCAGGACGCCTTGTTCCTCGCCCGCGACCGGCTCGGCGTGAAGCCGCTCTATGTCTGCCAGCTGTCGGACGGGGCGGTCATCTTCGCCTCTGAGCTCAAGGGGCTGATGGCGCACCCGTTGCTCCGCCGAAGCCCCGATCCGACCGCGATCGAGGATTATCTCGCCTTCGGCTACGTGCCCGACGACGCCTGCATCATCGCCGGCGTCCGCAAGCTCCCCGCCGGCCACTTCCTCCACATCCGCCGCGGCCGCGAGATCGCGAACCCGGTCAGATGGTGGGATCCGGACTTCTCGAGCCCCGTCCGCGGCTCCGCGCGCAAGCTCGAGGCCGAGCTGGTCGATCGGCTGCGCGCGGCGGTCACATCGCGCATGATCGCGGATGTTCCGCTCGGCGCCTTCCTCTCCGGCGGGGTCGACAGCTCGGCGGTCGTGGCGTTCATGGCGGAGACGAGCCGGACGCCTGTCGAGACCTGCTCGATCGGCTTCGACGTCGCCGCGCTCGACGAAACGTCCTATGCCGAAGAGATCGCCCGCCTCTTCGCCACGAACCATCGCGTCCGCGAGGCTGCCGCCAATGATTTCGCGCTGATCGACACGCTCGCCGACGCCTTCGACGAGCCGTTCGCGGACGCATCGGCCATGGGAACCTACCAGGTCTCGGCGCTCGCCCGCGAAAAGGTCACGGTCGCGCTTTCCGGCGACGGCGCGGACGAAGCCTTCGCCGGCTATCGCCGCCACCGGCTGTTCCGCAACGAGGAGCGGGCGCGCGCCCTCCTCCCCGGCCCGCTCGCGCGGGGCGTGGGGGCGCTCGGCGATCTCTATCCAAAGGCGGATTGGGCGCCCAGGATGCTGCGCGCCAAGACGACTCTGCAGGCGCTGGGGCAGGGGAGCGGCCTTGCTTATGCCAATGCGGTCGGGGTGACGCCGCTCGCATTGCGCCGCCGCCTCTTCACCGCACCGCTCCACGGCTACCGTGCCGAGGCGCGATACGAGCGGGCCTTCGCCGAGGCGCCGGCCAATGACGGGCTGTCGCGCGCGCAATATGCCGATCTCAAGATCTGGCTGCCGGGCGACATCCTGACCAAGGTCGATCGAACGTCGATGGCGGTGAGCCTCGAGGCGCGCGAGCCTTTGCTCGATCACCGCCTTGTCGAATTCGCCGCTGGCCTGCCGGCGCGGATGCGCCTTCGGGGCGGCACCGGCAAATGGCTGATGAAGCGCGCGCTCGCCTCGCGCCTGCCGCACGACATCCTCCATCGTCGCAAGATGGGCTTCGTCACCCCGATCTCGGACTGGTTCCGTGGCCCGCTGGCCGGGGAAGCGGCGGCGATCGCGGACGGATCGGCGCTTGCGCAGACCGGCTGGTTCGACATGACCGCGATCGCGACGCTCGCCCAGGACCACCGCGCCGGGCTTTCCGATCACGGCCGCACGCTCTGGCAGTTGCTCATGCTCGAAAAGTCGCTCCAGCGCCTCTTCGGCCTCGGCGCGATCAAGGCGCCGGATAAAGCGCCGCGACAAAGAAAAGCCCGTCGGGCGGCGCGTTGA